Proteins from one Microbacterium hatanonis genomic window:
- a CDS encoding dihydrofolate reductase family protein, whose protein sequence is MSQVRVHNFAVSIDGYGTGEGQSLETPFGHAQARLMQPWFFGTRTFQAMQGGDAGSFGIDEAFASNWGTGIGAEIMGRNKFGPQRGPWTDEEWIGWWGEDPPFHTPVVVLTHHPRPVLELEGGTTFHFVDAAPAEALAVARELAGGLDVRIGGGVNTVRQFLQADLVDRMHLAVVPIVLGRGENLWHGLEGIESRFAVEAVSSPSGVTHQTWTRA, encoded by the coding sequence ATGTCGCAGGTTCGCGTTCACAACTTCGCCGTCTCGATCGACGGGTACGGCACCGGCGAGGGTCAGAGCCTCGAGACCCCGTTCGGCCACGCGCAGGCGCGGCTCATGCAGCCGTGGTTCTTCGGCACCCGCACGTTCCAGGCGATGCAGGGCGGCGACGCCGGGTCATTCGGCATAGACGAGGCCTTCGCCAGCAACTGGGGCACGGGCATCGGGGCAGAGATCATGGGCCGCAACAAGTTCGGGCCCCAGCGCGGGCCGTGGACCGACGAGGAATGGATCGGCTGGTGGGGCGAGGATCCCCCGTTCCACACCCCGGTCGTCGTGCTCACCCACCACCCCCGCCCGGTGCTCGAGCTCGAGGGCGGCACGACCTTCCACTTCGTCGACGCCGCCCCCGCCGAGGCCCTCGCCGTCGCGCGCGAACTGGCCGGAGGACTCGACGTGCGCATCGGCGGAGGCGTGAACACCGTCCGCCAGTTCCTGCAGGCCGATCTCGTCGACCGGATGCACCTCGCCGTGGTGCCGATCGTGCTCGGTCGCGGGGAGAACCTCTGGCACGGCCTCGAGGGGATCGAGAGCCGGTTCGCGGTGGAGGCCGTCTCGTCTCCCTCGGGCGTCACGCACCAGACCTGGACCCGCGCATGA
- a CDS encoding SDR family NAD(P)-dependent oxidoreductase, which yields MARFDGKVAIVTGGGSGIGAEISRELAAEGASVVVTDINLDAAQSVVDEITAAGGTASPFTQNTAKWEDSEAAVAFATKTYGALHLAVNNAGIGAPPQTIGDYDIAAWDRVRAVDLDGVFYGLKFQLPAIVAAGGGAVVNMASVLGSVGIAQNAAYVTSKHALIGLTKVAALEYTAQGVRTNAVGPGFIDTPLVRSSLSADALTALEGEHASRRLGTDKEVAALTLFLLSDAASFISGSYHLVDGGYSAH from the coding sequence ATGGCTCGTTTCGACGGCAAAGTAGCGATCGTCACCGGCGGCGGCAGCGGCATCGGTGCGGAGATCTCGCGCGAACTCGCGGCGGAGGGCGCGTCGGTCGTCGTGACCGACATCAACCTGGATGCCGCGCAGTCGGTCGTCGACGAGATCACCGCCGCGGGCGGCACGGCGTCGCCCTTCACGCAGAACACCGCGAAATGGGAGGACTCCGAGGCCGCCGTCGCCTTCGCGACGAAGACCTACGGCGCCCTGCACCTCGCGGTCAACAACGCGGGCATCGGCGCTCCCCCGCAGACGATCGGCGACTACGACATCGCCGCGTGGGACCGCGTGCGCGCGGTCGACCTCGACGGCGTCTTCTACGGCCTGAAGTTCCAGCTCCCCGCGATCGTCGCCGCCGGTGGCGGCGCGGTCGTCAACATGGCCTCGGTGCTCGGCTCGGTCGGCATCGCCCAGAACGCGGCCTACGTCACCAGCAAGCACGCACTCATCGGCCTCACGAAGGTCGCGGCTCTCGAGTACACCGCACAGGGCGTGCGCACGAACGCCGTCGGACCGGGCTTCATCGACACCCCGCTGGTGCGCTCCAGCCTCTCGGCCGATGCCCTCACGGCTCTCGAGGGCGAGCATGCCTCGCGCCGCCTCGGCACCGACAAGGAGGTCGCCGCGCTCACGCTCTTCCTCCTCAGCGACGCGGCGTCGTTCATCTCGGGCAGCTACCACCTCGTCGACGGCGGCTACTCGGCCCACTGA
- a CDS encoding SDR family oxidoreductase produces MTQKTWFITGTSRGFGREWAIAALDRGDRVAATARDTSTLDDLVEKYGEAILPLSLDVTDRDADFAAVQKAHDTFGSLDIVINNAGYGHFGMVEEVGEQELRDQMETNLFGAVWVTQAALPIMREQGHGHILQVSSIGGISAFPNVGAYHASKWALEGISQALAQEVAGFGIHITLIEPGGFSTDWAGPSAHHSDQNPAYDELREASEKARSERAGSGPGDPAASAAAVLRIVDAAEPPLRVFFGASPIDIAKADYSSRLKTWEEWDDVAKLAQG; encoded by the coding sequence ATGACACAGAAGACCTGGTTCATCACCGGCACCTCCCGCGGATTCGGACGCGAATGGGCCATCGCCGCCCTCGACCGCGGCGACCGCGTCGCGGCCACCGCCCGCGACACCTCTACGCTCGACGATCTCGTCGAGAAGTACGGCGAGGCGATCCTCCCCCTCTCGCTCGACGTGACCGACCGCGACGCCGACTTCGCGGCGGTGCAGAAGGCGCACGACACGTTCGGCTCGCTCGACATCGTCATCAACAACGCGGGCTACGGCCACTTCGGCATGGTCGAGGAGGTCGGCGAGCAGGAGCTCCGCGACCAGATGGAGACGAATCTCTTCGGCGCGGTCTGGGTCACCCAGGCGGCACTGCCGATCATGCGCGAGCAGGGCCACGGCCACATCCTGCAGGTCTCCTCGATCGGCGGCATCTCGGCGTTCCCGAACGTCGGCGCCTACCATGCGTCGAAGTGGGCGCTCGAGGGCATCTCGCAGGCGCTCGCACAGGAGGTCGCCGGTTTCGGCATCCACATCACCCTCATCGAGCCGGGCGGGTTCTCCACCGACTGGGCAGGGCCCAGCGCCCACCACTCCGACCAGAACCCGGCGTACGACGAGCTGCGTGAGGCGAGCGAGAAGGCTCGCAGCGAGCGCGCCGGCAGCGGACCGGGCGACCCCGCAGCATCCGCGGCCGCCGTGCTCCGGATCGTGGATGCTGCCGAGCCTCCGCTGCGCGTGTTCTTCGGCGCCTCCCCGATCGACATCGCCAAGGCCGACTACTCCTCGCGTCTGAAGACGTGGGAGGAATGGGACGACGTGGCGAAGCTCGCCCAGGGCTGA
- a CDS encoding SDR family oxidoreductase, giving the protein MSGPIAVTGSTGVLGGLVARDLADRDVAQRLLVRTPTKAPQLPNSTVHRSSYSDGTGPVEALGGVDVLFMVSASESEDRLAQHRAFVDSAAASGVRHIVYTSFAAAAPDATFTLARDHYATEEHIKASGVDWTFLRDGFYIDFMEAMVGDDGVIRGPAGDGRASIVARADIARTATAVLLNPAAHVGRTYDLTGPEALTLSEVAATIARVRGRKISFHDESAEEAYRSREKYGAPDWQVDAWVSTYTAIASDVMADVSGDIEAVTGTAPMSFETYLRSTPR; this is encoded by the coding sequence ATGAGCGGGCCGATCGCCGTCACCGGATCCACGGGCGTGCTCGGCGGCCTGGTCGCCCGCGACCTCGCCGATCGCGATGTCGCCCAGCGGCTGCTCGTGCGCACGCCGACCAAGGCACCGCAGCTGCCGAACAGCACCGTGCACCGGTCGAGCTACTCCGACGGCACCGGCCCGGTCGAGGCGCTCGGGGGCGTCGACGTGCTGTTCATGGTCTCGGCCTCCGAGAGCGAAGACCGCCTCGCGCAGCACCGGGCGTTCGTCGACTCGGCCGCCGCATCCGGCGTCCGGCACATCGTCTACACCTCGTTCGCCGCAGCCGCCCCGGATGCGACGTTCACCCTGGCCCGAGACCACTACGCCACCGAGGAGCACATCAAGGCCTCCGGCGTCGACTGGACGTTCCTGCGCGACGGCTTCTACATCGACTTCATGGAAGCGATGGTGGGCGACGACGGCGTCATCCGCGGCCCCGCGGGCGACGGGCGGGCGTCGATCGTCGCCCGCGCCGACATCGCCCGCACGGCGACAGCGGTGCTGCTGAACCCCGCCGCGCACGTCGGGCGCACGTACGACCTCACCGGGCCCGAGGCGCTCACGCTGAGCGAGGTCGCCGCGACCATCGCCCGCGTGCGCGGCCGCAAGATCTCGTTCCACGACGAATCCGCCGAGGAGGCGTATCGATCGCGCGAGAAGTACGGCGCCCCCGACTGGCAGGTCGACGCCTGGGTCTCCACCTACACCGCCATCGCGAGCGACGTCATGGCGGACGTCAGCGGCGACATCGAAGCCGTCACCGGCACCGCGCCGATGTCGTTTGAGACGTACCTTCGCTCGACCCCGCGCTGA
- a CDS encoding Pr6Pr family membrane protein, whose amino-acid sequence MTHRPPLHVGVRSIGAMRVGIAAVVVLVLTYAYALRIGVGDSNPFDFFGYFTNQTSLLAAIVLGAVGARLITGRPVSSWLATARAVVTAYLIVVAVVYNVLVPGTGSAPAWVSSLLHGVFPVLVLLDWILVGDRPRLPWRMLWTLLPYPAVWLTVVLIRGVTDGWVPYGFLLPERGLPSLAAHVAGLIAATIGAGAVVWAISRIRPRVVPASPHR is encoded by the coding sequence GTGACGCACCGCCCGCCCCTCCACGTCGGCGTCCGCTCGATCGGGGCGATGCGGGTGGGGATCGCCGCAGTTGTCGTACTGGTGCTCACCTACGCCTACGCCCTGCGCATCGGAGTCGGCGATTCGAACCCGTTCGACTTCTTCGGGTACTTCACGAATCAGACGAGCCTGCTCGCGGCGATCGTCCTCGGAGCCGTCGGCGCTCGTCTGATCACCGGCCGGCCCGTCTCCTCCTGGCTCGCGACCGCGCGCGCCGTCGTGACGGCCTACCTGATCGTCGTCGCCGTGGTCTACAACGTGCTCGTCCCCGGCACGGGCTCGGCGCCGGCGTGGGTGAGCTCCCTGCTCCACGGGGTGTTCCCCGTCCTGGTGCTGCTGGACTGGATACTCGTCGGCGATCGACCGCGACTGCCGTGGCGGATGCTGTGGACACTCCTCCCCTACCCGGCCGTCTGGCTCACCGTCGTCCTCATCCGCGGGGTCACCGACGGGTGGGTGCCCTACGGGTTCCTGCTGCCCGAACGCGGACTCCCCTCACTGGCGGCGCACGTCGCCGGCCTGATCGCCGCCACCATCGGAGCGGGCGCCGTCGTCTGGGCGATCAGCCGGATTCGACCGCGGGTCGTTCCGGCGAGCCCACATCGATGA
- a CDS encoding M23 family metallopeptidase → MDDADDCGCAPTDRERRTLWPAVNRRTLLTAGGLGVVALGAIGGAVGGPMIPGAFAATYPSWADVERAKASEAAKSAEITRIQGLIAGLSADVERTQAEAQAASDVYYAAQQAFLDAAYEADQLQAQADAQGAEATAAANQAGRVAAQLYRKGGDDASLELFFAGSAASADDLLSRLGTMDKLLDRNQSVYATAVAARNAAQNLTNQAEEKRAERDRLKQEAESKMVAAQQASDAAQAALAAQQANQVTLTAQLAALQDNTAKTIADYEAGVEAERQARLAREAAERAAAEQRERERAAAAAAAAAAAAAAANSGGGGGGGGGGGGGGNSGGGGGGGGGGQVVGSGWSRPSSAWVSSWYGPRSSQCTPSYCSTSYHLGIDFGAGCGASNFAANSGTVTYAGWNGGYGNYVRVDHGGGLATGYAHNSRILVSRGQWVSSGQAVGLVGLTGNVFGCHLHFEVYQNGSTIDPAPFLRARGISV, encoded by the coding sequence TTGGACGACGCAGACGACTGCGGTTGCGCGCCGACCGACCGCGAGCGCCGCACTCTGTGGCCCGCGGTCAACCGGCGCACCCTCCTGACGGCGGGCGGCCTCGGCGTCGTCGCGCTCGGCGCGATCGGTGGAGCCGTCGGCGGCCCGATGATCCCCGGTGCCTTCGCCGCGACCTACCCGTCGTGGGCCGACGTCGAGCGGGCGAAGGCCAGCGAGGCCGCGAAGTCCGCCGAGATCACCCGCATCCAGGGGCTCATCGCCGGGCTCTCCGCCGACGTCGAACGCACGCAGGCCGAGGCCCAGGCGGCATCCGACGTCTACTACGCCGCGCAGCAGGCGTTCCTCGATGCCGCGTATGAGGCCGACCAGCTGCAGGCCCAGGCCGACGCCCAGGGCGCAGAAGCCACCGCCGCGGCGAACCAGGCCGGACGCGTCGCAGCCCAGCTCTACCGCAAGGGCGGCGACGACGCCTCGCTCGAGCTGTTCTTCGCCGGCTCCGCAGCATCCGCCGACGACCTCCTCTCGCGCCTCGGCACGATGGACAAGCTGCTCGACCGCAACCAGTCGGTCTACGCCACCGCGGTCGCCGCCCGCAACGCGGCGCAGAACCTCACGAACCAGGCCGAAGAAAAGCGCGCCGAACGCGACCGCCTCAAGCAGGAGGCCGAGTCGAAGATGGTCGCGGCCCAGCAGGCTTCGGATGCTGCGCAGGCAGCCCTCGCCGCGCAGCAGGCCAACCAGGTGACGCTCACGGCGCAGCTCGCGGCCCTCCAGGACAACACGGCGAAGACCATCGCCGACTACGAAGCCGGCGTCGAAGCCGAGCGCCAGGCCCGCCTCGCGCGGGAGGCCGCCGAACGCGCGGCCGCCGAGCAACGCGAGCGCGAGCGGGCGGCGGCGGCAGCCGCAGCAGCGGCCGCCGCAGCGGCTGCGGCCAACTCCGGCGGTGGCGGCGGAGGCGGCGGTGGCGGTGGCGGTGGCGGCAACTCCGGCGGTGGTGGCGGTGGCGGAGGCGGCGGTCAGGTCGTCGGATCCGGCTGGTCGCGTCCCTCGTCGGCGTGGGTCAGCTCCTGGTACGGCCCCCGCTCCTCGCAGTGCACGCCGAGCTACTGCTCGACGTCGTACCACCTCGGCATCGACTTCGGCGCGGGGTGCGGAGCATCCAACTTCGCCGCCAACAGCGGCACGGTGACCTACGCCGGCTGGAACGGTGGCTACGGCAACTACGTGCGCGTCGACCACGGCGGCGGCCTCGCTACCGGGTACGCCCACAACAGCCGCATCCTCGTCTCGCGGGGCCAGTGGGTGTCGTCCGGCCAGGCCGTCGGCCTCGTCGGCCTCACCGGCAACGTCTTCGGCTGCCACCTGCACTTCGAGGTCTACCAGAACGGCAGCACCATCGACCCCGCGCCGTTCCTGCGTGCCCGGGGGATCTCGGTCTGA
- a CDS encoding inorganic diphosphatase: MGAYDAVIEIPRGSRVKYEVDHGTGRVFLDRILFTAFGYPTNYGFFENTLGEDGDPLDVLVLLDHDIYPGVVAKVRPVAVLKMSDEAGGDDKVVAVLSKDPRWAHIQDVGDIAEELRNEIGHFFEHYKDLEPNKWVKVDEWAGATEAERLVQEAFVRFEEHEGQTKTQGAGEAPSTL, encoded by the coding sequence ATGGGCGCGTACGACGCCGTCATCGAGATCCCGCGCGGCAGCCGCGTGAAGTACGAGGTCGACCACGGCACGGGGCGCGTGTTCCTCGACCGCATCCTCTTCACCGCCTTCGGCTACCCCACCAACTACGGCTTCTTCGAGAACACTCTCGGTGAGGACGGCGACCCGCTCGACGTGCTCGTGCTGCTCGACCACGACATCTACCCCGGCGTCGTCGCGAAGGTCCGCCCCGTCGCCGTGCTGAAGATGAGCGACGAGGCCGGCGGAGACGACAAGGTCGTCGCCGTGCTGTCGAAGGACCCGCGCTGGGCGCACATCCAGGACGTCGGCGACATCGCCGAGGAGCTCCGCAACGAGATCGGCCACTTCTTCGAGCACTACAAGGACCTCGAGCCCAACAAGTGGGTCAAGGTCGACGAGTGGGCCGGCGCGACCGAAGCCGAGCGTCTCGTGCAGGAGGCGTTCGTGCGCTTCGAGGAGCACGAGGGCCAGACCAAGACGCAGGGTGCGGGCGAGGCTCCGAGCACGCTCTGA
- a CDS encoding alcohol dehydrogenase catalytic domain-containing protein: MRAVVFERFGEMPRVADVAIPEPSPGGVVVRVETTGLCRSDVSAWLGHDSGVAVPHVPGHELSGTIHAVGDRVARFAVGDRVTVPFVSSCGSCPQCRAGQGQVCPNQTQPGFTHWGSFAEYVALHDADANLIALPDEIDGGVAALLGCRFATAFRALVHQGELAAGETVVVIGCGGVGLSAIMIARALGATVVAVDISAAALGRARELGAEVVIDSSGLAPEAIAARVRDAVDGAVDVSVDALGREEAVIAAVLSLGLQGRHVQVGLLEEDPRIPMSAVIAGELTLRGSHGMAASAYPELIEMVVSGALRPGDLITRRIGLDEVPEAIAEMAEGRAPSGITVIDVGSPERPAVESG, from the coding sequence ATGCGGGCTGTGGTCTTCGAGAGATTCGGCGAGATGCCGCGGGTGGCCGACGTCGCGATCCCCGAGCCGTCGCCCGGCGGAGTCGTCGTGCGGGTCGAGACGACCGGGCTCTGCCGCAGCGACGTGAGCGCGTGGCTCGGCCACGACTCGGGCGTGGCGGTGCCGCATGTGCCCGGGCACGAGTTGTCGGGGACCATCCATGCCGTCGGCGATCGGGTGGCGCGCTTCGCGGTCGGCGATCGCGTCACGGTGCCGTTCGTGTCGTCCTGCGGGTCGTGTCCGCAGTGCCGTGCCGGCCAGGGGCAGGTGTGTCCGAACCAGACGCAGCCGGGCTTCACCCACTGGGGCTCCTTCGCGGAGTACGTCGCCCTGCACGACGCCGACGCCAATCTGATCGCCCTGCCCGACGAGATAGACGGCGGCGTCGCGGCGCTTCTGGGGTGCCGCTTCGCGACCGCCTTCCGGGCCCTGGTGCATCAGGGTGAGTTGGCCGCCGGCGAGACGGTCGTGGTGATCGGATGCGGCGGGGTCGGTCTCAGCGCGATCATGATCGCCCGGGCGCTCGGGGCGACCGTCGTGGCCGTCGACATCAGCGCCGCCGCCCTCGGCCGGGCTCGCGAGCTCGGGGCGGAGGTCGTGATCGATTCGTCGGGACTGGCGCCCGAAGCGATCGCCGCCCGCGTGCGCGACGCCGTCGACGGCGCGGTCGATGTGTCGGTCGATGCGCTCGGGCGGGAGGAGGCGGTGATCGCCGCCGTGCTCTCGCTGGGCCTGCAGGGGCGGCACGTGCAGGTGGGTCTGCTCGAGGAAGACCCACGGATCCCCATGTCTGCGGTGATCGCGGGCGAGCTCACCCTGCGCGGATCGCACGGGATGGCAGCATCCGCCTATCCCGAGCTGATCGAGATGGTCGTCTCGGGCGCCCTGCGGCCGGGGGATCTCATCACGCGTCGCATTGGCTTGGACGAGGTGCCGGAGGCGATTGCCGAGATGGCCGAGGGCCGCGCCCCCAGCGGGATCACCGTCATCGATGTGGGCTCGCCGGAACGACCCGCGGTCGAATCCGGCTGA
- the treS gene encoding maltose alpha-D-glucosyltransferase yields MDEPIERDSTPVEDEDIVERDTTEISYDEQRYPARPRRLRPRDQMRGGTLRRFATDPRTANGTNPAYIEWLVRQSMLKDADVLGRQLSGQPSMWRNPYARPDARRAIETSDVWFTAYPLSLITRPGESFLHALGDEALWEAFEQVGITGIHTGPVKRAGGITGWQETPSVDGHFDRISTQIDPEFGDEASFRRLADVADSHGGSVIDDIVPGHTGKGADFRLAEMAYKDYPGIYHMVEIPPEDWGLLPVIPDGRDSVNLDRDQERELSERGYIIGELQRVIFYTVGVKETNWSATAAVTGVDGVERRWVYLHYFKEGQPSINWLDPTFSGMKLVIGDALHSLGDLGTSALRLDANGFLGVEKSTEGLPAWSEGHPLSHAANHIIASMVRKVGGFTFQELNLTIEDIRDTGAVGADLSYDFVTRPGYHHALATGNTEFLRLALNTALEIGVEPAQLVHGLQNHDELTYELVHWATTHRDDVYTYRHREVTGLELAEEVRADLTDSLTIEADYNLVFTQNGIACTTASLIAATQGKARLDDITDDDMPAIRDAHLLLAKYNAWQPGVFALSGWDLTGTLTLPSEQVGSLIATGDTRWIERGAHDLLDVAPEATRSLAGMPRARSLYGSLPSQLSNPESFAVGLRDVLSTRRAHDIAIASQIDVPQVAHQSMLVLVHRLDGGDKRRDDAPLQITVLNFSGETIEGTVRSKSLTPRSGVIDAESGETLARVDDLQSFPIELPPYGGLFLLLGEPEPEPEPRPMTRAIPIISGS; encoded by the coding sequence GTGGACGAACCCATCGAGCGCGACTCGACACCCGTCGAGGACGAAGACATCGTCGAGCGTGATACGACCGAGATCAGTTACGACGAACAGCGCTACCCGGCAAGACCCCGCCGGCTCCGCCCCCGTGATCAGATGCGCGGTGGAACGCTGCGGCGCTTCGCGACCGACCCGCGCACCGCGAACGGTACGAACCCCGCCTACATCGAGTGGCTCGTGCGGCAGTCGATGCTGAAGGACGCCGACGTGCTCGGACGACAGCTGTCGGGCCAACCCTCGATGTGGCGCAACCCCTACGCCCGCCCCGACGCCCGCCGGGCGATCGAGACGAGCGACGTGTGGTTCACCGCCTACCCTCTGTCGCTGATCACGCGTCCGGGCGAGTCGTTCCTGCACGCCCTCGGCGACGAGGCCCTCTGGGAGGCCTTCGAGCAGGTCGGGATCACCGGCATCCACACCGGTCCCGTCAAGCGCGCCGGCGGTATCACCGGCTGGCAGGAGACCCCGAGCGTCGACGGGCACTTCGACCGGATCAGCACGCAGATCGACCCCGAGTTCGGCGACGAGGCCTCGTTCCGACGCCTCGCCGACGTGGCCGACAGCCACGGCGGCAGCGTCATCGACGACATCGTGCCGGGGCACACCGGCAAGGGGGCCGACTTCCGTCTCGCCGAGATGGCGTACAAGGACTACCCCGGGATTTACCACATGGTCGAGATCCCGCCGGAGGACTGGGGCCTGCTCCCCGTCATCCCCGACGGGCGCGACTCGGTCAACCTCGACCGCGATCAGGAGCGCGAGCTCAGCGAGCGCGGGTACATCATCGGCGAGCTGCAGCGCGTCATCTTCTACACCGTCGGTGTGAAGGAGACGAACTGGAGTGCCACCGCGGCCGTCACCGGCGTCGACGGGGTCGAGCGCCGCTGGGTCTACCTCCACTACTTCAAGGAGGGGCAGCCGTCGATCAACTGGCTCGACCCCACCTTCTCGGGCATGAAGCTCGTGATCGGCGACGCGCTGCACTCGCTCGGCGATCTGGGCACGAGCGCACTGCGGCTCGACGCGAACGGCTTCCTCGGTGTGGAGAAGAGCACCGAGGGGCTCCCCGCGTGGTCGGAGGGGCACCCGCTCTCGCACGCGGCGAACCACATCATCGCGAGCATGGTGCGAAAGGTCGGCGGGTTCACCTTCCAGGAGCTGAACCTCACGATCGAAGACATCCGCGACACCGGAGCCGTCGGCGCCGACCTGTCGTACGACTTCGTCACCCGCCCCGGCTACCACCACGCTCTCGCGACCGGCAACACCGAGTTCCTGCGTCTCGCTCTGAACACCGCGCTCGAGATCGGCGTCGAGCCCGCCCAGCTCGTACACGGTCTGCAGAACCACGACGAGCTGACCTACGAGCTGGTGCACTGGGCGACCACGCACCGCGACGACGTCTACACCTACCGCCACCGCGAGGTGACCGGGCTCGAGCTCGCCGAAGAGGTGCGCGCCGACCTCACCGACAGCCTCACGATCGAGGCCGACTACAACCTGGTGTTCACGCAGAACGGCATCGCGTGCACGACGGCGTCGCTCATCGCCGCCACCCAGGGCAAGGCGCGACTCGACGACATCACCGACGACGACATGCCCGCCATCCGCGACGCGCACCTGCTGCTGGCGAAGTACAACGCCTGGCAGCCCGGAGTCTTCGCGCTGTCGGGGTGGGACCTCACCGGCACGCTGACCCTTCCCTCCGAGCAGGTGGGCTCGCTCATCGCGACCGGTGACACCCGATGGATCGAGCGCGGCGCGCACGACCTGCTCGACGTCGCCCCCGAGGCGACGAGGTCGCTCGCCGGGATGCCGCGCGCCCGGTCGCTGTACGGATCGCTGCCCTCGCAGCTGAGCAACCCGGAGTCGTTCGCGGTCGGGCTGCGCGACGTGCTCTCGACCCGACGTGCGCACGACATCGCGATCGCGTCGCAGATCGACGTCCCCCAGGTCGCCCATCAGAGCATGCTGGTGCTCGTGCACCGGCTCGACGGCGGCGACAAGCGGCGAGACGACGCCCCGCTGCAGATCACGGTGCTGAACTTCTCGGGAGAGACGATCGAGGGCACCGTGCGCTCGAAGAGCCTCACCCCGCGCAGCGGCGTGATCGACGCCGAGAGCGGCGAGACGCTCGCACGCGTCGACGACCTGCAGAGCTTCCCGATCGAACTGCCGCCCTACGGGGGGCTGTTCCTGCTGTTGGGCGAGCCGGAGCCCGAACCCGAACCCCGGCCGATGACTCGCGCGATCCCGATCATCTCGGGGTCGTAG
- a CDS encoding acetylxylan esterase: MLTDRPLSELRTFQSDVEDPADFDDFWVQTLHEAAERATPTVLETVETGMRRVNVSDVTFSGYAGDPVRAWLVTPVGAEESLPVVIEYAGYGSGRGRPINHLWAAASGWAHLVMDVRGQGAGRGSAVGSTPDPHGSAPAHPGVMTRGIEDPRTYYYRRLLTDAVRAVDVARDLPGIDPDRVAVVGGSQGGAQAIAAAALRPDVSAAVAFVPFLSDTARATLITDAAPYSEIAGYLTSQRSRVEQVARTLSYVDGVNFARRVRTRIHYSVALMDPICPPSTVFAGFNANASENKTIEVWPYNGHEGGGPEDRERAIEVIAESFAA, from the coding sequence ATGCTCACCGATCGCCCGCTCTCCGAGCTGCGTACGTTCCAGTCCGACGTCGAAGATCCGGCGGATTTCGACGACTTCTGGGTGCAGACGCTCCACGAGGCGGCCGAGCGCGCCACCCCGACCGTGCTCGAGACGGTGGAGACCGGGATGCGGCGCGTGAACGTGTCGGACGTGACCTTCAGCGGCTACGCCGGCGACCCGGTGCGCGCCTGGCTCGTGACTCCGGTCGGGGCCGAGGAATCGTTGCCGGTCGTGATCGAGTACGCGGGCTACGGCAGCGGACGCGGTCGTCCGATCAACCACCTGTGGGCCGCGGCCTCCGGGTGGGCGCATCTGGTGATGGACGTGCGCGGCCAGGGCGCCGGGCGCGGATCGGCGGTCGGCTCCACCCCCGACCCGCACGGCTCGGCGCCCGCGCACCCGGGCGTCATGACGCGGGGCATCGAAGACCCGCGCACCTACTACTACCGGCGTCTGCTCACCGATGCCGTTCGCGCCGTCGACGTCGCGCGCGACCTGCCCGGCATCGATCCCGACCGCGTGGCCGTCGTCGGCGGCAGCCAGGGCGGTGCGCAGGCGATCGCCGCCGCAGCGCTCCGACCCGACGTGAGCGCGGCCGTCGCCTTCGTGCCCTTCCTGTCCGACACCGCGCGCGCGACGCTCATCACGGATGCTGCGCCCTACTCCGAGATCGCGGGGTACCTCACCTCGCAGCGGTCGCGCGTCGAGCAGGTCGCCCGCACGCTGTCGTACGTGGACGGGGTCAATTTCGCGCGTCGGGTGCGCACCCGCATCCACTACTCCGTCGCGCTGATGGACCCGATCTGCCCGCCGTCGACCGTCTTCGCCGGCTTCAACGCGAACGCCTCGGAGAACAAGACGATCGAGGTGTGGCCCTACAACGGGCACGAGGGCGGCGGACCCGAAGACCGCGAGCGCGCGATCGAGGTCATCGCCGAGTCGTTCGCCGCCTGA